In the genome of Pelodiscus sinensis isolate JC-2024 chromosome 3, ASM4963464v1, whole genome shotgun sequence, one region contains:
- the TMEM151B gene encoding transmembrane protein 151B isoform X2, with the protein MYGCMGAMTWCHVTKVTRLTFDSAYKGKSMMYHDSPCSNGYVYIPLAFLVMLYVVYLVECWHCYTRNELQYKVDVESVHERVQRMQQATPCIWWKAISYHYVRRTRQVTRYRNGDAYTTTQVYHERVNTHVAEAEFDYSNCGVKDISKDLMDLESYPATRLRFTKCFSFANVESENSYLTQRARFFTENEGLDDYMEAREGMHLKNVDFKEYMVAFSDPDNLPWYVSHYVFWVAALLTLSWPLRVLNEYRTSYVHYHVEKLFGFDYMAATPAEERSFCRRMPRVNTVDSTELEWHIRSNQQLVPSYSEAVLMDLVGLSSCTSYSACRYGGYRQNCERCHRTISSSSIFSRSALSICNGSPRIPFSSSRFSLGRLYGSRRSCLWQSRSGSLNEQSCPTEQTRLSSQVTVEEEDPPAYQDALYFPVLIVHRNEGCLNHDHRHLHRNGSCMETSL; encoded by the coding sequence ATGTACGGCTGCATGGGAGCTATGACCTGGTGCCACGTGACCAAGGTCACCCGCCTGACCTTTGACAGTGCCTACAAGGGCAAGTCCATGATGTATCACGATAGCCCCTGCTCCAACGGCTACGTTTACATCCCCCTGGCCTTCCTCGTCATGCTCTATGTGGTCTACCTGGTGGAATGCTGGCACTGTTACACTCGCAACGAGCTCCAGTACAAGGTGGATGTGGAGAGCGTGCATGAGCGGGTGCAGAGAATGCAGCAGGCCACCCCATGCATCTGGTGGAAAGCCATCAGCTACCACTATGTCCGGAGGACCCGACAGGTCACTCGCTACCGCAACGGGGATGCTTACACCACCACGCAGGTGTATCACGAGAGGGTTAACACCCATGTGGCAGAGGCCGAGTTTGACTACTCCAACTGTGGGGTCAAGGACATCTCCAAGGATCTGATGGACCTCGAGAGCTACCCAGCTACTCGGCTCCGTTTCACCAAATGCTTCAGCTTCGCTAACGTGGAGTCCGAGAACTCTTACCTGACCCAGCGCGCTCGCTTCTTCACGGAGAACGAGGGGCTGGACGACTACATGGAGGCCAGGGAGGGGATGCACCTCAAGAATGTGGACTTCAAAGAGTACATGGTGGCCTTTTCAGACCCAGACAACCTGCCCTGGTACGTGTCCCACTATGTCTTttgggtggctgccctgctgacCCTCTCCTGGCCCCTGCGAGTGCTGAATGAGTACCGCACCTCCTATGTCCACTACCACGTGGAGAAGCTCTTTGGGTTTGATTACATGGCAGCAACACCAGCTGAGGAACGCTCCTTCTGCAGGAGGATGCCGCGTGTCAACACGGTGGACAGCACTGAGCTGGAGTGGCACATCCGGTCCAACCAGCAGCTCGTACCCAGCTACTCAGAGGCCGTCCTGATGGACTTGGTGGGGCTTTCCAGCTGCACCAGCTACTCTGCCTGCAGGTATGGGGGCTACCGGCAGAACTGCGagcggtgccacaggactataaGCAGCTCATCCATCTTCTCCCGCAGTGCCCTGAGCATCTGCAATGGCAGCCCCAGGATCCCTTTCAGCAGCAGCCGCTTCTCGCTGGGCCGCCTCTACGGCTCCCGGCGCAGCTGCCTCTGGCAGAGCCGGAGCGGGAGCCTGAACGAGCAGAGCTGCCCAACCGAGCAAACCCGCCTCTCCAGCCAGGTCACCGTGGAAGAGGAGGACCCGCCTGCTTACCAGGACGCCCTCTACTTCCCCGTCCTTATTGTGCACCGCAACGAGGGATGCCTCAACCATGACCACCGCCACCTCCATCGGAACGGGTCCTGCATGGAGACCTCACTGTGA
- the TMEM151B gene encoding transmembrane protein 151B isoform X1 gives MSPPASAAATGERGSSTSVPAEEAEGGREEQRPVKQSLSKSLCRESHWKCLLLSLLMYGCMGAMTWCHVTKVTRLTFDSAYKGKSMMYHDSPCSNGYVYIPLAFLVMLYVVYLVECWHCYTRNELQYKVDVESVHERVQRMQQATPCIWWKAISYHYVRRTRQVTRYRNGDAYTTTQVYHERVNTHVAEAEFDYSNCGVKDISKDLMDLESYPATRLRFTKCFSFANVESENSYLTQRARFFTENEGLDDYMEAREGMHLKNVDFKEYMVAFSDPDNLPWYVSHYVFWVAALLTLSWPLRVLNEYRTSYVHYHVEKLFGFDYMAATPAEERSFCRRMPRVNTVDSTELEWHIRSNQQLVPSYSEAVLMDLVGLSSCTSYSACRYGGYRQNCERCHRTISSSSIFSRSALSICNGSPRIPFSSSRFSLGRLYGSRRSCLWQSRSGSLNEQSCPTEQTRLSSQVTVEEEDPPAYQDALYFPVLIVHRNEGCLNHDHRHLHRNGSCMETSL, from the exons ATGTCCCCCCCAGCCTCGGCGGCCGCGACCGgcgagagaggcagcagcacctcgGTGCCGGcggaggaggcggaggggggcCGAGAGGAG CAGCGGCCAGTGAAACAGTCCCTCAGTAAGTCCCTCTGCAGAGAATCCCACTGGAAatgcctgctcctgtcccttctCATGTACGGCTGCATGGGAGCTATGACCTGGTGCCACGTGACCAAGGTCACCCGCCTGACCTTTGACAGTGCCTACAAGGGCAAGTCCATGATGTATCACGATAGCCCCTGCTCCAACGGCTACGTTTACATCCCCCTGGCCTTCCTCGTCATGCTCTATGTGGTCTACCTGGTGGAATGCTGGCACTGTTACACTCGCAACGAGCTCCAGTACAAGGTGGATGTGGAGAGCGTGCATGAGCGGGTGCAGAGAATGCAGCAGGCCACCCCATGCATCTGGTGGAAAGCCATCAGCTACCACTATGTCCGGAGGACCCGACAGGTCACTCGCTACCGCAACGGGGATGCTTACACCACCACGCAGGTGTATCACGAGAGGGTTAACACCCATGTGGCAGAGGCCGAGTTTGACTACTCCAACTGTGGGGTCAAGGACATCTCCAAGGATCTGATGGACCTCGAGAGCTACCCAGCTACTCGGCTCCGTTTCACCAAATGCTTCAGCTTCGCTAACGTGGAGTCCGAGAACTCTTACCTGACCCAGCGCGCTCGCTTCTTCACGGAGAACGAGGGGCTGGACGACTACATGGAGGCCAGGGAGGGGATGCACCTCAAGAATGTGGACTTCAAAGAGTACATGGTGGCCTTTTCAGACCCAGACAACCTGCCCTGGTACGTGTCCCACTATGTCTTttgggtggctgccctgctgacCCTCTCCTGGCCCCTGCGAGTGCTGAATGAGTACCGCACCTCCTATGTCCACTACCACGTGGAGAAGCTCTTTGGGTTTGATTACATGGCAGCAACACCAGCTGAGGAACGCTCCTTCTGCAGGAGGATGCCGCGTGTCAACACGGTGGACAGCACTGAGCTGGAGTGGCACATCCGGTCCAACCAGCAGCTCGTACCCAGCTACTCAGAGGCCGTCCTGATGGACTTGGTGGGGCTTTCCAGCTGCACCAGCTACTCTGCCTGCAGGTATGGGGGCTACCGGCAGAACTGCGagcggtgccacaggactataaGCAGCTCATCCATCTTCTCCCGCAGTGCCCTGAGCATCTGCAATGGCAGCCCCAGGATCCCTTTCAGCAGCAGCCGCTTCTCGCTGGGCCGCCTCTACGGCTCCCGGCGCAGCTGCCTCTGGCAGAGCCGGAGCGGGAGCCTGAACGAGCAGAGCTGCCCAACCGAGCAAACCCGCCTCTCCAGCCAGGTCACCGTGGAAGAGGAGGACCCGCCTGCTTACCAGGACGCCCTCTACTTCCCCGTCCTTATTGTGCACCGCAACGAGGGATGCCTCAACCATGACCACCGCCACCTCCATCGGAACGGGTCCTGCATGGAGACCTCACTGTGA